TCAGCGGGGGGTGCCGCCGTCCCCGTCGCGCCGGTGCCCGTTCGTGAACCGGCCGATGGCCTCCTTGGCCTTCCGGGTGCCGGTCTCGATCCTGCCGCGGTGTCTCCCCTTCGTCGCCGAGTCGGCGGCCGATGCGGCCTTGTCCATGCCCGTTTCGACCTTGTCGCGGTTCTGCACGAGCTTGTCCTTGAGCCGGTCCATGAAGCTCATTCCGGTCACCTTTCTGCCGTCGGTTCCGCCATCGGTTTCCGCCCCTCGGTTCCGCCGTCGACGGCGGTCGGCCGCCGCCCCGCGCGCCGTGCCTCCCGCGGCTCCTAGGGCCG
Above is a genomic segment from Streptomyces marincola containing:
- a CDS encoding Rv0909 family putative TA system antitoxin translates to MSFMDRLKDKLVQNRDKVETGMDKAASAADSATKGRHRGRIETGTRKAKEAIGRFTNGHRRDGDGGTPR